A single window of Nicotiana sylvestris chromosome 3, ASM39365v2, whole genome shotgun sequence DNA harbors:
- the LOC104245151 gene encoding uncharacterized acetyltransferase At3g50280-like, producing MPCLTMEAVTLLSKCTIFPSQKSSLSDLKLSVSDLPMLSTHYIQKGGLFTRPPFSITDLLSLLKRSLSQTLTQFPPLAGRLVTDSDGYVYISCNGAGAGFIHAAANHIFVRDVIGSIDVPDLVKEFFTFDRTVSYQGHFNPLLAVQVTELADGIFIGCSVNHAVIDGTSLWNFFNTFAELTRGVKRITRQPDFSRDSVLISPAVLKLPDGGPKVTFSLDAPLRERIFSFSRESILRLKDKTNNNHKWNVDGEIDIAELMGKQSNDPIKKSDGKVTTLTWLRNAVRKTETEGITENQTAEISSFQSLCALLWRAVTRARKFHASKMTTFRMAVNCRHRLQPKLHPLYFGNAIQSIPTYASAGEVLSHDLRWCAEQLNKNVKVHDNDMVRKYVEDWESDPRCFPLGNFDGAMLTMGSSPRFPMYDNDFGWGRPIAVLSGRANKFDGKISAFPGREGGGSVDLEVVLAPETMDGLESDPEFMQFVTGY from the coding sequence ATGCCTTGTTTAACCATGGAAGCTGTAACTTTGCTCTCCAAATGCACCATCttcccttcccaaaaatcttctCTCTCTGACCTCAAACTCTCTGTTTCAGACCTTCCTATGCTATCTACTCACTACATTCAGAAAGGTGGTCTCTTCACTCGTCCTCCTTTCTCCATCACCGACCTCCTTTCCCTCCTCAAACGCAGCCTTTCTCAAACTCTCACCCAATTTCCTCCCTTGGCCGGTCGCCTTGTCACTGACTCTGACGGCTACGTTTACATTTCCTGCAATGGTGCTGGCGCTGGTTTCATTCACGCCGCCGCTAATCACATTTTCGTCCGTGACGTCATTGGTTCAATTGACGTTCCTGACCTTGTCAAGGAGTTCTTCACTTTTGACAGAACTGTGAGCTATCAAGGCCATTTCAACCCTCTTCTTGCTGTCCAAGTAACGGAGTTAGCCGATGGTATCTTCATTGGTTGCTCCGTCAACCACGCCGTTATCGATGGAACGTCGTTATGGAACTTCTTCAATACTTTCGCTGAATTGACTAGGGGCGTGAAGAGGATTACGAGGCAACCGGACTTTAGCCGTGACTCTGTTTTGATATCTCCGGCGGTGCTTAAACTTCCGGATGGTGGGCCCAAGGTTACCTTCTCTTTGGACGCACCCTTGAGGGAAAGGATATTTAGTTTCAGCAGGGAATCAATTCTAAGGCTGAAAGATAAGaccaacaacaatcacaaatggAATGTGGACGGAGAAATTGACATCGCTGAATTGATGGGGAAACAGAGTAACGATCCCATCAAAAAATCTGACGGCAAAGTAACGACGTTAACTTGGTTGAGGAATGCGGTtaggaaaacagaaacagaagGTATAACTGAAAATCAAACGGCTGAGATCTCATCATTTCAATCACTTTGCGCATTGCTTTGGCGTGCGGTGACACGTGCGAGGAAATTTCATGCTTCCAAAATGACGACATTTCGGATGGCAGTTAATTGCCGGCATAGACTCCAGCCAAAGCTCCATCCTCTATATTTCGGCAACGCAATTCAGAGCATTCCGACTTATGCGTCGGCCGGTGAAGTTTTATCTCACGATTTGCGGTGGTGCGCGGAGCAATTGAACAAGAACGTGAAGGTGCACGATAACGATATGGTGAGGAAGTACGTAGAGGATTGGGAGAGTGACCCACGGTGTTTCCCGCTGGGGAATTTCGACGGAGCTATGCTCACTATGGGGAGCTCCCCAAGATTTCCAATGTACGATAATGATTTCGGGTGGGGTAGACCCATCGCTGTTCTGAGCGGGCGGGCCAATAAATTTGACGGCAAAATATCAGCGTTTCCGGGAAGAGAAGGCGGCGGCAGCGTTGATTTGGAGGTTGTGTTGGCACCGGAAACAATGGATGGATTAGAATCCGACCCGGAATTCATGCAATTTGTTACTGGGTATTAA